One stretch of Numenius arquata chromosome 8, bNumArq3.hap1.1, whole genome shotgun sequence DNA includes these proteins:
- the LOC141467944 gene encoding C-C motif chemokine 4-like, which yields MLTARTVLVLLLLLTLSLHCDAGVFTPIECCFSYNKLPLRLSNLKGFYMTPKECFSPAVVFETRNGTKVCTKPEMAWVQKAVEKLQKKKGRHAP from the exons ATGCTCACTGCAAGGACAGTCCTagtgctcctgctgctcctcaccctCTCTCTACACTGTGATGCAG GCGTTTTCACACCAATCGAGTGCTGCTTCAGTTACAATAAGTTACCTCTCCGGCTGTCTAACCTGAAGGGTTTCTACATGACTCCCAAGGAGTGCTTTTCCCCAGCAGTTGT GTTTGAGACCAGAAATGGGACCAAGGTCTGCACAAAACCAGAGATGGCTTGGGTGCAGAAAGCAGTTGAGaagcttcaaaaaaagaaaggacgTCATGCCCCATGA
- the LOC141467064 gene encoding C-C motif chemokine 17-like has product MLTARTVLLVMLLAFSLHRAAAHFTPTECCFKYAQKPIRHMRSFYETSRDCSLPAVVIVAATGDELCADPKKPWVKKAMKKLQRKK; this is encoded by the exons ATGCTCACTGCAAGGACCGTCCTGCTCGTGATGCTCCTCGCGTTTTCCCTGCACCGCGCCGCAG CCCACTTCACCCCCACCGAGTGCTGCTTCAAGTACGCGCAGAAACCCATCCGACACATGCGGAGTTTCTACGAGACGTCCCGCGACTGCTCCTTGCCCGCAGTTGT GATTGTGGCTGCCACCGGGGATGAGCTCTGCGCCGACCCCAAGAAGCCCTGGGTGAAGAAAGCCATGAAAaagcttcaaaggaaaaaatga